Proteins co-encoded in one Euleptes europaea isolate rEulEur1 chromosome 1, rEulEur1.hap1, whole genome shotgun sequence genomic window:
- the BRD2 gene encoding bromodomain-containing protein 2: MKALWKHQFAWPFRQPVDAVKLGLPDYHKIIKQPMDMGTIKRRLENSYYWSSAECMQDFNTMFTNCYIYNKPTDDIVLMAQTLEKIFLQKVAQMPPEEQEMVITVAKNSHKKGASRAAALQAAASGAAHQVPAVSSVSHTQLFPASTDIPTTVVNIPHPSVISVPLLKPLHVTAASQPVLTVPAPTQPVAKKKGVKRKADTTTPTPIIATSGGESSPSATVLEVKAAKIPARRESGRPIKPPRKDLPDSQQHQTSKRGKLSEQLKYCNGILKELVSKKHAAYAWPFYKPVDASALGLHDYHEIIKHPMDLSTIKRKMENREYRDAQEFASDVRLMFSNCYKYNPPDHDVVVMARKLQDVFEFSYAKMPDEPLDINPPSASLPQPGLLMKSSTDESSSDEDDEEEEEEGDEDDSSSESSSDSEESSDSEEERANRLAELQEQLRAVHEQLAALSQGPVSKPKRKRDKKEKKKKKKTEKRKAKAGDEEARAHQAQLKKSKKAGGGGSSGGGGSSTKNSKKAASKALPPPVPVLYDSEEEEESKPMTYDEKRQLSLDINKLPGEKLGRVVHIIQSREPSLRDSNPEEIEIDFETLKPSTLRELERYVLSCLRKKPRKPYSETLKKPVGKTKEELALEKKRELEKRLQDVSGQLNSAKKPPKKANEKPDLGQPPPQAVSVSRLSASSSSSDSSSSSSSSSSSDTSDSDSS; the protein is encoded by the exons ATGAAGGCCCTCTGGAAGCACCAGTTCGCCTGGCCCTTCCGCCAGCCAGTGGACGCTGTCAAGCTGGGTCTGCCG GACTACCACAAGATCATCAAGCAGCCAATGGACATGGGGACCATCAAGAGGCGACTGGAGAACAGCTACTACTGGAGCTCGGCCGAGTGCATGCAGGACTTCAACACCATGTTCACCAACTGCTACATTTATAACAAG ccCACGGATGACATTGTGCTCATGGCCCAGACGCTGGAGAAGATCTTCCTGCAGAAGGTGGCCCAGATGCCTCCGGAGGAGCAGGAGATGGTCATCACGGTGGCCAAGAACAGCCACAAGAAGGGGGCTTCCCGGGCAGCAG CACTCCAAGCGGCTGCCAGTGGGGCTGCCCATCAGGTCCCCGCCGTCTCTTCCGTGTCTCACACGCAGCTGTTCCCCGCCAGCACGGACATCCCCACCACAGTTGTCAACATCCCCCACCCTTCTGTCATCTCCGTGCCACTCCTGAAGCCCCTCCATGTGACGGCCGCCTCCCAGCCAGTGCTCACAGTGCCTGCCCCCACCCAGCCTGTGGCCAAG AAGAAGGGGGTGAAGCGGAAAGCGGACacgaccacccccacccccatcatcgCCACCAGCGGGGGAGAGTCCTCGCCTTCGGCCACTGTGCTAGAGGTCAAGGCGGCCAAGATCCCTGCCCGGCGGGAAAGCGGCCGCCCCATCAAGCCCCCCCGCAAGGACCTCCCGGACTCCCAGCAACACCAGACCTCCAAGCGGGGCAAGCTCTCGGAGCAGCTCAAGTACTGCAACGGCATCCTGAAGGAGCTGGTGTCCAAGAAGCACGCCGCCTACGCCTGGCCCTTCTACAAGCCCGTGGACGCCTCGGCCCTGGGCCTGCACGACTATCACGAAATCATCAAGCACCCCATGGACCTCAGCACCATCAAG CGCAAGATGGAGAACCGGGAGTACCGTGATGCACAGGAGTTTGCGTCTGACGTGCGCCTCATGTTCTCCAACTGCTACAAGTACAACCCCCCTGACCACGACGTGGTGGTAATGGCTCGCAAGTTGCAG gATGTCTTTGAGTTCAGCTATGCCAAGATGCCAGATGAACCCCTAGACATCAACCCCCCCTCCGCATCACTCCCACAGCCGGGGCTCCTGATGAAGTCCTCCACAGACGAGTCTTCCAGCGACGAAGAcgacgaagaggaggaggaggagggggacgaAGACGACAGCAGCAGTGAGAGCTCTTCAGATAGTGAGGAGAGCTCCGACTCGGAAGAGGAGCGTGCCAACCGGCTGGCGGAGCTCCAGGAGCAG CTGCGAGCCGTGCATGAGCAGCTGGCAGCCCTCTCCCAGGGGCCCGTCTCCAAGCCCAAGAGGAAGCGGgacaagaaagagaagaagaagaagaaaaaaacagagaaGCGCAAAGCCAAAGCGGGAGACGAGGAGGCGCGGGCTCACCAGGCCCAGCTCAAGAAGTCAAAGAAggcgggaggcggcggcagcagcggtggcggcggcagcagcaccaa gaacTCCAAGAAGGCCGCCTCCAAGGCCCTTCCCCCGCCAGTCCCCGTGCTGTAcgactcagaggaggaggaggagagcaagCCCATGACCTATGACGAGAAGCGGCAGCTCAGCCTGGACATCAACAAGCTGCCTGGGGAGAAGCTGGGCCGGGTGGTGCACATCATCCAGTCGCGAGAACCCTCCCTGCGGGACTCCAACCCCGAGGAGATCGAGATTGACTTTGAGACCCTCAAGCCCTCCACCTTGCGGGAGCTGGAGCGCTACGTCCTGTCCTGCCTGCGCAAGAAGCCCCGCAAGCCCTACAGCGAGA ccctGAAGAAGCCGGTGGGCAAGACGAAGGAAGAGCTGGCCCTGGAGAAGAAGCGGGAGCTGGAGAAGCGTCTGCAGGATGTCAGTGGGCAGCTGAACTCTGCCAAGAAGCCCCCCAAGAAGG CTAACGAAAAGCCAGATTTGGGGCAGCCGCCGCCGCAGGCCGTGTCGGTCTCCCGCCTGAGCGCCAGCAGCTCCAGCTCGGACTCCAGCAGCTCCagctcctcctcatcctcctcggACACGAGCGACTCGGACTCCAGCTAG
- the LOC130493511 gene encoding HLA class II histocompatibility antigen, DR alpha chain-like, with translation MGVWAGCLGLLLLPLLGGRLGVPAEEVLSQVAFVQRTLSSEEPSEFMFDFDGDEIFHVNLENKTVSWRLPQFQEFTSFQAEGAQGNIAVLRSNLDILMRRSNYTPAENVPPKVTVYPEKPVSLGDPNMLVCLANGFSPPVISLTWKKNGQEVKAAYETDFYPNTDNSFRRFSYLTFVPNPEDIYYCEVEHWGLAQPLTKEWNTNMPEPLPETAENVVCGLGLAMAIVGIIVGTILILKSRQNNDEAHFRRRPL, from the exons CGGAGGAGGTCCTGTCGCAGGTGGCCTTCGTGCAGCGTACCCTGAGCTCGGAGGAGCCCAGTGAGTTCATGTTCGACTTTGACGGGGATGAGATCTTCCACGTGAACCTGGAGAACAAGACGGTCTCCTGGCGGCTGCCCCAGTTCCAGGAGTTCACCAGCTTCCAGGCCGAGGGCGCCCAGGGCAACATCGCTGTGCTCCGCTCCAACCTGGACATCCTCATGCGCCGCTCCAACTACACCCCTGCCGAGAACG TCCCCCCGAAGGTGACGGTGTACCCGGAGAAGCCGGTGTCCCTGGGGGACCCCAACATGCTCGTCTGCCTGGCCAACGGCTTCTCGCCCCCGGTGATCAGCCTGACCTGGAAGAAGAACGGGCAGGAGGTGAAGGCCGCCTACGAGACAGACTTCTACCCCAACACGGACAACTCCTTCCGCAGGTTCTCCTACCTGACCTTCGTCCCCAACCCCGAGGACATCTACTACTGTGAGGTGGAGCACTGGGGCCTGGCCCAGCCCCTCACCAAGGAGTGGA aCACCAACATGCCCGAGCCCCTCCCGGAGACGGCGGAGAACGTGGTGTGCGGCCTGGGCCTGGCCATGGCCATCGTGGGCATCATCGTGGGCACCATCCTCATCCTCAAGAGCCGGCAGAACAACGACGAGGCCCACTTCCGCCGGAGGCCCCTGTGA